Proteins found in one Miscanthus floridulus cultivar M001 chromosome 4, ASM1932011v1, whole genome shotgun sequence genomic segment:
- the LOC136551281 gene encoding uncharacterized protein → MEELVEGLVEEILLRLPPGDPVSLLRAATVCRSWCRIMSAPGFRRRFGQRHRTAPMLGFLDNRKVAVQDDCFVGYVGYAVGFAPATPFRPRRSEHRDRRVLDSRHGRVLLTSMPWGPELVVWDPVTDDLRELPEVPLPSPITWNAAVVCADYGACDHLVCRRGPFLVVFLDADGAKMRVHVYSSEAGAWSEPSYGPPSPEDGIEMVPSALVGNALCFLIDATNSILKYDLATRNMSVIHLPPNFVSDFKVLMTMGDGGLGFAMVERSTLWVCSMQTDPQGDDFWVPVSSLFGRP, encoded by the coding sequence ATGGAGGAGCTGGTGGAGGGGCTCGTTGAGGAGATCCTCCTCCGCTTGCCGCCGGGCGACCCCGTGAGCCTCCTCCGCGCCGCGACCGTATGCAGGAGTTGGTGCCGTATCATGTCCGCCCCAGGCTTCCGCCGAAGGTTCGGCCAGCGCCACCGCACGGCCCCCATGCTCGGCTTCCTCGACAACCGGAAAGTTGCCGTCCAGGACGACTGCTTCGTAGGCTACGTAGGCTACGCCGTCGGCTTCGCCCCCGCCACCCCCTTCCGCCCGCGCCGCTCCGAGCACCGCGACCGCCGCGTCCTCGACTCCCGCCACGGCCGCGTCCTCCTCACCAGCATGCCCTGGGGTCCTGAGCTCGTGGTCTGGGACCCCGTCACGGATGACCTGCGGGAACTCCCCGAGGTGCCGCTGCCCTCACCTATCACCTGGAATGCAGCGGTGGTCTGCGCCGACTACGGCGCGTGTGACCACCTCGTTTGCCGTCGCGGGCCCTTCCTCGTCGTCTTCCTGGACGCCGACGGTGCGAAGATGCGTGTGCACGTTTACTCGTCGGAGGCTGGCGCCTGGAGCGAGCCTAGTTATGGCCCTCCGTCCCCAGAAGATGGGATTGAAATGGTTCCTAGTGCCCTTGTTGGTAATGCACTCTGCTTCCTGATTGATGCGACCAACAGCATTCTGAAGTACGATTTGGCCACACGGAATATGTCTGTGATCCACTTGCCCCCCAATTTCGTTTCGGACTTTAAGGTGCTCATGACGATGGGAGATGGTGGGTTGGGTTTTGCAATGGTGGAGAGATCCACGCTCTGGGTATGCTCAATGCAGACTGACCCCCAGGGAGATGATTTTTGGGTACCAGtcagcagcctgttcgggaggccgtaa